Genomic segment of Juglans microcarpa x Juglans regia isolate MS1-56 chromosome 7S, Jm3101_v1.0, whole genome shotgun sequence:
AGCAAAGAGGAGTGGACTGCAGTGCTTCAACAACTTCGAAGGTCAGGCCTAGAAAATATTCCTGTGTATTCAAAGGTCTATGCCAGCATTAAGTCGAGTTACGATTATTTAAAAAGTACGGAAGCCAGGTCGTGCTTCTTACTATGTTGTTTATTCCCAGAAGATCATAATATTCCTATCGAGGATTTGGTCAGATATGGAGTGGGGCGAAACTTGTTTGCAGATATTGATACCATAAAAGAAACAAGAGAAGAAGTGCATCAAATGGTTCGGAATCTGAGAAGATCAAACCTATTGCTGGACGGAGAGGATGAAGAACATGTCAAAATGCATGTTGTTGTACGAGATGTTGCCATATCAATTGCGTCTAAAGATGAACATTGTTTTCTGGTAAGATGCGATTATAAAATGGAGGAATGGCCACAGAATGAGAGATATGAACATTATGCTGCAATTTCGCTTGTATCTAAGGAATTGGAAAGGCATCTAGATGGGTTGGAGTGTCCCAAACTTGAGCTTTTGCATATGTCATTATCACTGGAACGTCCACAGACTTTCCCAACCAATCTATTTAGTGGGATGAAGGAACTTAAGATTTTGTCCTTTCACTGTATCTCCTCCCTGTCACTACCATCATCGATCCGAGTCCTTCAGAACCTTCGAGTGTTGAAACTTGAGAATTGTAGCTTAAAAGATGTGTCGGCAATTGAATCACTTCTGAAACTAAAAATCCTTAGCTTTCGTGGTTCTTATATCAAGGAGTTGCCGAGGGAAATACAAAATTTGAGCTTGTTAAGGTTGTTAGATCTGTCAGAATGTTTGGATCTTCAGCGAATTCCACCAAGTGTTTTCTCGAGTTTATCTCGTCTGGAAGAGTTGTACATGGGACAAAGCTTTTCGTGTTGGGAATCTCCtgaagaaaatggaaacaaaatcAATGCAAGCTCTgctgatttattttcttcacagcATATAATGGTTTTGGACATTTGTATACCTATCAGGCTCTTGCAGAAAGGCTTATACTTGAGAAACTTTAGAATATATGCAAGCGAGAGATTGGATAGACTTTTTGAATTATACATTAAATCAAGTATGCATTGGAAATCAAGGTATCTGTTTGAAAATACTCTGGCTCTCGAATGTAAAGCAAGTGATATTGCAAAGAGTCGAAGTATTCGTTTAATGTTGCAGAAAGCTGAAATCTTGTGCTTGATAGAAATACAGGACTTAAAAAACATTCTGTATGAATTAGGCTTTCAATCTTTTCCACGCTTGAAGTTTCTAGAGGTTTCTAAATGTAATATGAGATATCTAATCGATGTCACGTCGGATCAGACAGATCCACATGATGCCTTCCCTCTACTAGAGTCGCTGGTGCTCAGGTGGACGGATAAACTAGTGAACATATGCCATAATAGGGGTGTGCTTGGCAACTTAAGATATCTTAATCTACATGGATGCACCTCATTGAAAAATTCCTTTCCATTGTCCATAGCGAGAGATTTGATTCAACTCCAACGGTTGATAATAGAGCATTGTTATGCTATGGAAGAGATCTTCTCTGAGGAAGAAAAACATGAGAAAGAAGTaggaaaaatgatagagtttcCAAAGTTGTACCATGTGGAGCTGAAGTTTCTAACAAGCCTAATCGCTTTTTGTAAAGGCAACGATCCAGTATCTGAGGTTCTCGAATCTAGCAATGTTAAGGTGCAAAAACGATCCTCGAATCAAGAGGTACGATTTCATTAACTAACTGCTCTACGAATCGCCATACTTTCTTTCGAGAAAGAAAACTTGGTGtttgagaaaataattgttAGTGCGCTCATATCAACAGGTTGAAGGGCAGCACATCTCTCATAAATTACTTTCTTCCATAAGCATTTTATGGGCACCCAATCTACAAGAACTTCACGTGAGTTTATGCAAATCACTACAAGTCGTATTTGATCTTGATGGACTAATGGTTGAGCAGAACCGTCAGGGATTCATACACTCTCAATTGAGAACTTTGAAGTTAGAAGATTTACATGAGTTAAGACATGTGTGGAAGAATATCCCACGAGGATTTCAAGGATTTCGAAACCTAAGATTTATTGATATAAAGAGTTGTCCttgtctatttatatttattctctctttctatTGCAAAACTACTCGTGGGACTTGAAAGTGTATCCATACAAACCTGTAACAAGATAGAAAACATTCTTGaagttggagaagaagaagatgcagtAGAGATCATCGTGTTCCCCAAATTTAGGTCCATGCATGAAATCTATCTGTACGAATGTCCCAACTTGATAACATTTGGTCCAGAAATTCGAAGAAGCACAACAAAGCCAAAGAAAATAAACGTGGGATTGGATTCGAAACTCCAGGATCACACTGGTACGACCTCCTCTGTAAAGAAAGCCCCTGGTTTTCTAGATAGATGCCTTGACTGTGTCCTGCGTCGCAAGAAACTCCAAGGAAGCTCTTCCTTGGGAGGGAATGAACCCGAATTTCAAGGGCAAATACTGCACCCTCCAGTTAACAAAGAGGTACGTGGTTGGGTTTTTCTCACATTTAGCAATTtgctttcagtttttttttttttgaaagatattTTTTCATTAGCTTTAACTTGCATAGGTGGACCCAAATGGGAATGATAGAGACATTCATACAGAGATACGGTCTCTTATTCCATCAAGTTTGATTAATAGTATGCAAAATCTACAACTACTTGAAGCTGTGAAATGTAATTCATTGGAAGCGATATTTGAGCTTGAAGGACTAAATCTTGAGAAAAGTTCTGCCTTCATTGCATGCAATAATTTGAGAGAACTGAAGTTACGGACTTTACCAAAGCTGAAGCATATATGGAAGGATGGTCCACAAGAAATTACAGGCTTCCACGAGTTGAGACTGCTAGTAGTAAGTGAATGTCATAATTTGAAATACTTGTTCTCACCATCCATTGCAAAACTTCTTGTGGAATTGGAAGAAATAGAAGTTAAGGATTGCAACGAAATGGAAGCAATTCTAGGCGCAGAAgcaagagaaaatgagaaaagcGAGGTGACATTTCCCAATGTGCATACCCTCTCACTTGTCCGTTTACGGAAACTCGAGTGCTTTTGTGTCGAAGCTAATGCTTTTAAGTGGCCATCCCTAACAAAAGTAAAAGTAGTTGGATGTGATAAGTTAAAGATGTTTGTTCCAAGAAAAGTGGAAACGCCACCTGAGTTAGTGAGAGTAAATACTGATCTCAGAGAGTTGAAGTTTCAATACATGGTTGGAGACCTTAATGACGCCATCCGAGAAATGATGATCAAAAGCGAGGTATGTTAGATTTTATAACGAGCATTCCAAAAAGGGAGAATGTTAGATTTCGATAACTAAGAATTCATGtgtttctcattttcttcagGGAAGATCGTTAGAAAGTCAACCTGCTGATTGGGTAACAATTGTCACTTTTTGTCACTTGCAAGGCATTCAATGATGAGTTCAATATTACGTTAAGGCCGTTTATAAACTATTATTGCTATAGGAATTTCTCATGAGTAAATGTTAGGAAACTCTTATTGCAAATTATATCTCTCTTTACCCTTTTAATTAATCAATGGATTGTGTTGTTTTCAGAACTCGGATGAAAACTCTTATTCATTGTCCTCTGAATCAAATTCTGACGGTACGTACcgagattttattttaaagttatcCTCAGTTTCCCTCTTTCGAAGCTCTTTCTTcaagtatatattatttagagttttgttttatgcATTTCATGCCAGGTGAATCTCCTGGGGATTTCGAAATGTAGAAGGTGAATTTCTCAATTTTACCAATTCCCTAtctaatttgatatttatttatttgttacattTCTCAATCTTTATATAATTACATGTTCCCAGGCCTCTCTTCTCAAACTCGTTGACTAGAGGTTCTAACACGAATATGCTCCTTAGCAGGTGAATTCTCTCTTAATTTGTCATGATCTCAGGCATCATGtcatattttactatatattgAAAAATCAGTGGTTCAAATCCCAAATGCACCTAGAGGAGGAGCGAATTGGTGTTTTCCAAAGTACTATTTAAATTaacaatcaatcaatcaatcaattaaaTAGAGATATATAACCattatatcaatttttatagAGAAATGAAAATTCACACAAATGGACTTAACAATAcgtgaacataacataatatcatGGACTAGGTTTGTTTATCAAGAGAGAATCAATCTTGAATGCTCAATGAATCTTCTCAAGGTTTTCTCTCAATAATACAATAAATACGACGGTTTTGGCTTTTCTCTGCACCTTAGAAATCGtgcatattattttatgtatatttacGGTTTGATTACGCTATTTAGAGAGTCCAAACCTtagtaccaaaaaaaaaaaaaaaaaaaaaaaaaaaaaaaaaaaaaaaaactattcttggGATTTTGCACTAACAAAGGTTGAGTCAACTATCGAACGAATTTTTTGTCTAGTGTTTCGGTCATGACATTGTCGAACTGTTTTGACCAAGTAATTGTTGGAATCTGAATATTCttttgaaacacaaatttttTCTATGAGTTAGCTTTCCAACGTCACTAAGATAACGTTAATCTGATATGGAAATCGAAAGCTATGACTGATTTACTCTAACTAGATTGATCTCAGGAAGGTTTTGAATTTGCAATCTCGGCACTTTTTATTCCATTTGCAACCTAGACTCTACCGAATATATTTACAACCCAATTGAACTAAGTTGTATCATAAGAACATGCcaacatattattttaatactaACAACCAAGACTTTTATCATTAACAAATTTGGTATATTATAACAAGACTAGCCCATAAATGAGACTTCAAGCGATTCATTTAGGGCTTGTTCGAGAAGTGagacaatctcatctcatatcatatcacgtccaaacttttcataattttcttttcaaatatcacttaaacacaaaaccttttaatttcaaatcttcaaatttttcatttaatcattataaatttctcaaactcccgaacaaaacacaaaaaaacaaaattatattaaaaactacattctaacaatactttttaattttataatatttttattcaactctttctctctcatttcccaaaacccaatacaaGATCTTAACTAAAACCATTTCACCACCATTTAcgtaattttcatctcaactcatttcccAAATGAGCCCTTAttgtcttaaaaaaatgatttcttaggcttgatttggatagtgagatgagatgaaataatatatgaatagtaataaaatagtttgtgaatagtagtgaagtattTAAGTTGAGATGTATTATGAGATTataggaaaagagagagaaaaagctgaataaaaatattattagaatataactttttaatattatttcagttttgagatttaaaaaagttgaattgttttttgtgttttgtgtggAAGGTTAacaaagttgtaataattaagtaatgattagatgaattaaaaattaaaaatttaaaagtatttatattcgtggtatttaaatgttaagatgagataaaataagatgaaatatgaGGCTTTCAATATTCAGACCAGGCTTTACCGGTTAAAAATGTGATTGAATATATGACTAACACTGCaatttaaatgtttttctttatattcATTCTACTGTTAAATTGCCTTAAATGCAATGTGTCATGACTTCTTGTCATTCCATGGCTGCAGGTAGTATCATCATACATGTCTTTACGGAATCAAAGCTTGGAGTTCTCGTTAATATTATAGCGCCTTAatgaaaggcccaaaccacatgagttatattttaaaaagattagtcaatgatataacTGGAGTCCTATTGAAACTTTATGAAgggcaagaacttcttcttctcaaataatgtgggatctcatacaccacctacgtacccttatccttatcatatgggatatcacaaatatgatataaaagaaACATCTAGAGCCAATTAGTTTCATTCCTGAGTAAAGTGATCttttattaatgttattatttctGGTATTGTTTgattattgtgtttattttatgatgtatATTCAAAGAGCAAGGCTCTCTTGTAACAAAGGTCTTGTTGTAATGCCCTATACCCAAaagggtcggagaattactatCTGTCACTTACCAACCTGTCTCTCCAAGCACCTAAAACCCCAAGGATTTCATAAATAGtacacaatctcatattatcCAAATAACCAcaatacaaactccataagtcatcattacaaaaataacataaaccaaagggGTTTACAATTTTCCAATAATCTCAACGAAAACAGAACGATACTTCTTTAAATCTCAATggatccaaacaactcaaagtaCTTCAATTACTCAAGTTATACCCTTCTACTAATAATGGAACTCGACTTTCTATCCATATCTAGACAAGCTCCAATTTCTAATCCTGACCCTCAGCTGGGCAATCAATGCcatctgaaaatataagaaaataagggggtgagttatccacaactccgtaaacagaaaatatatactagtatgtaaacatgagctatttttagaaagtttggtatgcagaaataaaacatttcattttcatatgcatatctcaaaacgtgttatcagaaaaatcagagtgactattaaatcttttcacactcataaactattttcatattcaaaaaccactttggcata
This window contains:
- the LOC121240840 gene encoding probable disease resistance protein At4g27220 gives rise to the protein MVLIGKHLGYLIYYKRNMEKLKEHLQKLRDRRVAVQQSINAAELNQQVTSPEVKSWLTKVENIISALENDKTNRKCLNGWCPNPKARYSSSRKAKHKAQDIGELLQEGRNYGGVYIDAPPPETGSSSSTDDVKHFKSRTSILNEVLIALRDDKINIIAICGMAGVGKTEMATEIGRRAKVDHLFDKVVIAEVSQSPNLRVIQSEIAENLGLKFYQESLAGRANALNSIITKTENVLVILDDIWEPLDLEKVGIPYGDKQKSCKILITSRSEETCNQMKTQIIFPIKPLSEVDAWNLFKRTAGDCIQNGSLFQIAKDVLKECGGLPVAIVIIGNALANKSKEEWTAVLQQLRRSGLENIPVYSKVYASIKSSYDYLKSTEARSCFLLCCLFPEDHNIPIEDLVRYGVGRNLFADIDTIKETREEVHQMVRNLRRSNLLLDGEDEEHVKMHVVVRDVAISIASKDEHCFLVRCDYKMEEWPQNERYEHYAAISLVSKELERHLDGLECPKLELLHMSLSLERPQTFPTNLFSGMKELKILSFHCISSLSLPSSIRVLQNLRVLKLENCSLKDVSAIESLLKLKILSFRGSYIKELPREIQNLSLLRLLDLSECLDLQRIPPSVFSSLSRLEELYMGQSFSCWESPEENGNKINASSADLFSSQHIMVLDICIPIRLLQKGLYLRNFRIYASERLDRLFELYIKSSMHWKSRYLFENTLALECKASDIAKSRSIRLMLQKAEILCLIEIQDLKNILYELGFQSFPRLKFLEVSKCNMRYLIDVTSDQTDPHDAFPLLESLVLRWTDKLVNICHNRGVLGNLRYLNLHGCTSLKNSFPLSIARDLIQLQRLIIEHCYAMEEIFSEEEKHEKEVGKMIEFPKLYHVELKFLTSLIAFCKGNDPVSEVLESSNVKVQKRSSNQEIENILEVGEEEDAVEIIVFPKFRSMHEIYLYECPNLITFGPEIRRSTTKPKKINVGLDSKLQDHTGTTSSVKKAPGFLDRCLDCVLRRKKLQGSSSLGGNEPEFQGQILHPPVNKEVDPNGNDRDIHTEIRSLIPSSLINSMQNLQLLEAVKCNSLEAIFELEGLNLEKSSAFIACNNLRELKLRTLPKLKHIWKDGPQEITGFHELRLLVVSECHNLKYLFSPSIAKLLVELEEIEVKDCNEMEAILGAEARENEKSEVTFPNVHTLSLVRLRKLECFCVEANAFKWPSLTKVKVVGCDKLKMFVPRKVETPPELVRVNTDLRELKFQYMVGDLNDAIREMMIKSEGRSLESQPADWNSDENSYSLSSESNSDGT